AATCAGTATTTTACTATAAAAAACCGATGTGTTACATTAATGCACACCACAAAACCTGTTTACTTTTCTACCTAAAATAGCGGAGTTACTAATTATATATTTATTAAATAAATGATTTTCAATATAATAATAAATATATATAAAGCGATGCTTTATGTGTTTTTTTAAAGCTTGTTACCTAATATACAAAAGTAACGGTTATAAATGTAATACATTATAAACATTTGTATATTGAATATGTTATAAATATAAATTGCACAATTGGAAACAATAGTATATCTTTGTATCACTTGATTAAAATATGGATCATCACAAAAAATAGGGCAAAATGTCAGGTATTATAATGAAAGAGAATTTTATAAAGCTATGAAAGAGCGCATATTAATGATTATGGAAAAAGAAGGACTTACTTCTTCCAGATTTGCTGAAGCTATCGGGATTCAGCGTTCTGCTATGTCTCATATTATTTCCGGGAGAAATAATCCGAGTCTTGATGTAGTTACCAAAATATTAGAACGCTTTCCTTATATAGATAGTGATTGGTTATTATTAGGCAAAGGAAATATGTGCAAATCTAATGAAAATAAAATTTCTGATCCTACTTTATTCAACGAGAATAGCATAAATCCACCCAAAGTACAGATGGAAACTGAATATCGCAAGGAAACTGGGGTTCAGAAGCCTGTTTACAATAATGAACTTCCTGAAAAAGAGAAGATTATCCTACAAGAAAAACCTGCTAAAAATATCAGTAAAATCATGGTGTTTTATTCGGATAACACATTTGACACCTTTATTCCGGAGAAAAAATCGAAAGATTAGTTTTTAGTACCGCGCCCTTTGTCTATCGGAGATCCCGCGTCAAGCGCGGGATGACAGAAGGAGGCTTAGGCTGCCCTTTAGCTAATTCGTCATTGGTAATACCCATTCCTTTAAAAAGACAAACAGATCAATAATGAAAAACCTTCTCTTCGAAGCCTATTCACCATACCTGTCATCCCGCGCTTGACGCGGGATCTCCGATCGTAAAAGCCTGCTTTCGCTAAATGAAGATTGTTCAACTTATAACTTATTGTAGAAATTAATATTTTGTATTGTGCTGACAAATATCATTTTTAAAGAAGAATTTCCTTTTATTTCACTTCATCCGGATCCCACAGACATTCTTATTTTTATAGTCAATATTTCTCCAGTTTACTTATCAGTTTTTTACAATAACCCTGTTTCTATTATTTCCTATTTAGACAATATTCCATAAATAAAATTTTTCTATTATCCCACCTAAGAACATACTGTTTTGTTTTATTAAAAGATACTTTCATCTTCTTAGCAAGTATATAATATTATTTCATCATTCATCCTGTATTAGATGTCTGTACATGTAGGTGTTGACCTATCTTACACCCGGGTGTTACTACTACTTACACCTAGGTGTTAAACCTCCTACATCCGGGTGTTGATAGAGAAAAGACAGGACTTTTGAAAAGAAAGGACAGTATATTTTAAAAGATCTCCCTATGATTTCCCTGTTAGTCTCACTGCTTTTCCCCGGGATAAACACTCTGATTAGATCTCCCAAGGCTACATCAAATAGCCATATCGAACATATATGCACTGATTATCAGTATTTTATAAAAACAGCGATGATAGCAAAAGTATAAGATGATAGCAAAAAATAAGTTGCTATCACCCTTAACATTCTTCTATAGTACCCTCAATTTATAAGAGTGGTGAGAGGGTGATGGCAACTTTTATAAAAATAGATATAGAGTAGAGTATATACTAGAACTAATTTATATCAAAGCTCCTGTTAGTTCTTTCACGGAAGCAAAACCATGTCGGTTACAGTAATCGTTGATACCATCTACTACTTTTATAGAAATGGTAGGATCTATAAAATTATAAGTACCTATTTGAACGGCAGTAGCCCCGGCTAACATGAATTCTACGGCATCTTTCCAAGAAGAAATACCTCCTAGACCTATAATGGGAATTTTTATAGCTTTTGCTGTCTGCCAAACCATTCGTAAAGCTATAGGTTTAACACAAGGACCGGAAAGACCACCGGTAATAGTAGAAAGTACAGGTTTGCGCTTCTCGGCATCTATTGCCATACCTAACAATGTATTAATAAGCGATACCGCATCGGCTCCTTCAGCTTCAACAGCACAAGCTATCTGGGTAATATCAGTAACGTTAGGCGAAAGCTTTACAATCAATGTTTTAGGATATACTTTCCGCACAGCCCTTACCACTTCGGAAGCACCTGCACAAGTGACCCCGAAAGCCATTCCTCCATGTTTTACATTAGGGCATGAAATATTAAGCTCGATAGCCGGGATATTGGGCAATTGGGCAATTTTTTCAGCACAAGCTACATAATCTTCCACGGTAGAACCACTGACATTCACGATCATGTTAGTATCTATATCCTTTATTTGCGGATAAATATGTTCTATGAAATAATCGGCTCCTTTATTTTGTAATCCTACGGCATTCAGCATGCCAGAGGGTGTTTCTGCCATACGTGGATAAAAGTTACCCTCCCGATGATGGATAGTCGTTCCTTTCACAATGATTCCGCCTATACGGGATAAATCCATAAAATCGGCAAATTCCAAACCATATCCGAAAGTACCGGAAGCAGTCATTACCGGATTTTTCAACTGCAAATTTCCTATGTTTACTTTTAACTCAGCCATGTCAATTGATCGATATTAAATACAGGTCCTTCAGTACATACACATACGTGGCCTTGGCGGGTATTTTCCACACAGCATAAACAAGCTCCTATTCCGCAAGCCATTGTATTTTCAAGAGAAACTTCACAGGCAATTTTTTTCTGATCCGCATAACGTGCTACAGCCATCATCATAGGTTTAGGGCCACACGTATAAATTTGGTCGAAATGGTCATTCTTCAAAATAGAATGATCGGTAACATACCCTTTTTCACCTAATGATCCGTCTTCAGTAGTAATATATACCAGCCCATATTTACGGAAATGATCCAGTTGAAGTACATCATCTTTGGAGCGGGCTCCTAAAAGGAATACCGGTTCAAAGCCGGCTTTTTTCAACTCGGCTCCCAGAAATAACATAGGGGCTGTTCCTACACCTCCACCAATAAGAAGGGGTTTCCAACTTTTGGAATAAGAAGGGATAGCAAAGCTATTTCCCAGAGGAAATACCAGATTTAATAGATCTCCGGTTTGGCAGCCTGCCATTGCACGGGTTCCATCGCCTACTAATTGAATAAGAAGCCAGAGCTCATTTCTGTCACGGTCAACAAAATTAATGGAAATAGGACGGCGGAGGAAAGTAGTGGGAGAACCTTCTACTTTTACCTGAACAAACTGTCCCGGCAACATCTCCGGCAAAGGGTGTTCTGCGGTTAGTTTAAGCAAACAGTAGTCTTTATGAGGGCGTAAGTTTTCTGTTACCCTCAAGTCTAACATATATTTCTTCATATATACATATATATAACTCGATTTGAGGGCAAAATTACGGAAATTCCTTCTACCGACATAAAGAATAATAAACTATTCGTCAAAGAAACTTCGCCGTTTGTCACAATAATTTTCCCACCAGCTTCTGCTCATCTATTTTTGGGTTAAAAATAAAGAGAGATGAGTAGAAGCAAATTTTTATTAGTTACGTTATTAGAAATATGTAGTTTGGGGGATACGTTTGCACAGTTCGTTATGCCGGATACGATACCCGATCAGCATATAGAAGAAGTTGTAGTGGTAGCCAAGTTACCCGAACTGGAAATAAAGGCGGATAAAATGACGTATCATCTGGATGCGTCTGTCGTGCGTAAACAAGGCAGCTTGTATGAGGTATTCGAAACTCTTCCCGGAGTGGTTGTTACCCAGGATGGAACCATCTATATGAACGGACAAAGCGGTATCAATGTGTTGATGGACGGAAAGCAAATCTATCTTTCCGGACAGGAGCTGGTGAATCTGCTTAAGGCAACTCCGGCATCAACAGCAGATAAGATCGACCTGATCACCCATCCTTCCGCCCGTTATGATGCCAGCGGCAATTCCGGGATTATCGATATCCATACGAAAAAGATCAAACTTCAAGGATTGAATCTTTCCGTGAACGGAAGTTTCTCGCAGGGGAAGTTCGGAAAGGGAAACGGAAGCTTCTCCCTAAACCGGCGAAGTGGAAAACTTAATTTTTTCTTTACCTATTCCTATTATCAGGGAACCCACCGGAATGACCTTGAAGTAGACCGTATCTTTTCTACTGCATTTACAGGACTTGATGAAGAACTGAGCATGCATCAGGACTCTTATCGTAAATCTCCGTATAAGTCTCATTATTACCGGGTAGGGACAGATATTTACCTCTCACCTCTTACTACCTTGGGATTTACAACAAGCGGAAATCTACTTCAGAGTGAAAATAATGGGACAATGCATTCTTCTTTTTATATATATCCGTTATCTATGCCGGAGGATTCTACGCTTTATACCTTGAACTTTAGCAATAGGAAAAAGAATAACTTTTCCGGAGGTATCAACCTGATTCATCACCTGAATCAGAAGGGAGGAATACTGGATGCTTCACTGGATTACTTTTATTTCGATAATGCGGAAGATCAATGTGTGTACAACTCTTTTCAGGATAAAACCAACCAGTTGATAAGACAAGACTCTATAAGAGGAGATATTGGCGGGGATATAAACCTGTATACCGGACAGGTAAATCTGACGCTACCGTTTGAGAATGGGTGGACATTGACTGCCGGAGGCAAATCTTCCTATGTTTCTATTGATAATGAAGCTTTGTATGCAAACCGGAATGAAGGGAACTGGGTACCTAATTCTTATAGCCAGGCTTTTTCTTATAAAGAAAATATCAACGCCGT
The genomic region above belongs to Parabacteroides pacaensis and contains:
- a CDS encoding helix-turn-helix domain-containing protein, with the translated sequence MKERILMIMEKEGLTSSRFAEAIGIQRSAMSHIISGRNNPSLDVVTKILERFPYIDSDWLLLGKGNMCKSNENKISDPTLFNENSINPPKVQMETEYRKETGVQKPVYNNELPEKEKIILQEKPAKNISKIMVFYSDNTFDTFIPEKKSKD
- a CDS encoding dihydroorotate dehydrogenase electron transfer subunit, with product MKKYMLDLRVTENLRPHKDYCLLKLTAEHPLPEMLPGQFVQVKVEGSPTTFLRRPISINFVDRDRNELWLLIQLVGDGTRAMAGCQTGDLLNLVFPLGNSFAIPSYSKSWKPLLIGGGVGTAPMLFLGAELKKAGFEPVFLLGARSKDDVLQLDHFRKYGLVYITTEDGSLGEKGYVTDHSILKNDHFDQIYTCGPKPMMMAVARYADQKKIACEVSLENTMACGIGACLCCVENTRQGHVCVCTEGPVFNIDQLTWLS
- a CDS encoding outer membrane beta-barrel family protein, which translates into the protein MSRSKFLLVTLLEICSLGDTFAQFVMPDTIPDQHIEEVVVVAKLPELEIKADKMTYHLDASVVRKQGSLYEVFETLPGVVVTQDGTIYMNGQSGINVLMDGKQIYLSGQELVNLLKATPASTADKIDLITHPSARYDASGNSGIIDIHTKKIKLQGLNLSVNGSFSQGKFGKGNGSFSLNRRSGKLNFFFTYSYYQGTHRNDLEVDRIFSTAFTGLDEELSMHQDSYRKSPYKSHYYRVGTDIYLSPLTTLGFTTSGNLLQSENNGTMHSSFYIYPLSMPEDSTLYTLNFSNRKKNNFSGGINLIHHLNQKGGILDASLDYFYFDNAEDQCVYNSFQDKTNQLIRQDSIRGDIGGDINLYTGQVNLTLPFENGWTLTAGGKSSYVSIDNEALYANRNEGNWVPNSYSQAFSYKENINAVYIQGNAKFESLSVQAGLRLENTRIKGRQMDAASDSSFKDHYTNLFPTLLMEYPVSKGKISLFYGKRIVRPNYGDLNPSAYIFDDYTYERGNTLLKPEMTDNIEVAYAFKELFKAGFLFSYTDDAIVKSYIPEENKRVFVTPLNLSNAITFGPRINTGILSLASFWNLNANVAFIMNRYQWSEELENKVNKHSTWIAGVNNQFTFGKGWGAELTASYNGKMAAGQATISPVWQVHASLQKKILKNKGSVSLFMKDIFYSFRYKMNLEVPGQRAFTNERYDNTMIGISFSYYFKKGSETKERTWKNGTDETKRVNL
- a CDS encoding dihydroorotate dehydrogenase, with translation MAELKVNIGNLQLKNPVMTASGTFGYGLEFADFMDLSRIGGIIVKGTTIHHREGNFYPRMAETPSGMLNAVGLQNKGADYFIEHIYPQIKDIDTNMIVNVSGSTVEDYVACAEKIAQLPNIPAIELNISCPNVKHGGMAFGVTCAGASEVVRAVRKVYPKTLIVKLSPNVTDITQIACAVEAEGADAVSLINTLLGMAIDAEKRKPVLSTITGGLSGPCVKPIALRMVWQTAKAIKIPIIGLGGISSWKDAVEFMLAGATAVQIGTYNFIDPTISIKVVDGINDYCNRHGFASVKELTGALI